The following proteins are co-located in the Myxocyprinus asiaticus isolate MX2 ecotype Aquarium Trade chromosome 18, UBuf_Myxa_2, whole genome shotgun sequence genome:
- the LOC127456439 gene encoding conserved oligomeric Golgi complex subunit 8-like, whose translation MATVDVEDESILASIFKDSFPDNWRENPDITTYLSELSSYGVDKLNREPERLSEERAQILQQTRELAFSNYKTFIRTADCTQHIYTDFSRVENSVSKLLNKLPSFGEKCRGFIKEAEEISVSRRMNSLTLNRHTEILEILEIPQLMDTCVRNGYYEEALELAAYVKRLEKKHSSLPVIQGIVHEVRLSAQLMLNQLLQQLRSNSQLPVCLRVIGYLRRMDVFTEAELRVKFLQARGSWLHSILVAIPDDDPYFHITKTIETCRVHLFDIITQYRAIFSDEDPLLPPGGQMLNESAIFHGWVVQQAAQFMETLDRDLQRGVGSRLDSLLGQCMYFGLSFSRVGVDFRGQLAPIFQRVSIDTFRKAVQEAVDKFQEDMNLYTLISLPTILGSTIPSVAPSTQPGTLQPPMALLDFPPLACFLNNVLTAFNDLRLCCPIGLAQEVSKCVEEALIKVTKLILVFHRAEESAFSSREREFFVQFCSTYAEDMVPFLNRCLQVLFPPAQLALILGVPPTQVYKFGSLGCIDVNMVLEPLEFVLPKKEPMTSVLDICADLSNLTTAESDPLPAIKPEPTEEKLPEEPVPPKRDTFTEEPETTSDAHLSPKQDISAEALATGQNDPIPGSEMTFVVEDLSTTDINVEETFTE comes from the exons ATGGCGACCGTAGACGTGGAAGATGAGAGTATTTTGGCGTCGATCTTTAAAGACAGCTTTCCAGACAACTGGAGAGAGAATCCGGACATCACGACGTATTTATCGGAGTTGAGCTCGTATGGTGTGGATAAATTAAACCGTGAGCCGGAGCGTCTGTCGGAGGAGAGAGCTCAGATCCTGCAGCAGACCCGAGAACTGGCCTTCAGTAACTATAAAACCTTCATCAGGACAGCTGACTGCACACAACACATCTACACTGACTTCAGCAGAGTGGAGAACAGTGTGTCTAAACTACTCAATAAACTACCCAGCTTTGGAGAGAAATGCAG AGGTTTTATAAAGGAAGCCGAGGAGATCAGTGTGAGCAGGCGAATGAACAGCCTAACACTGAATCGACACACGGAGATCCTGGAGATTCTCGAGATTCCTCAACTGATGGACACATGTGTGCGTAACGGATACTATGAAGAGGCACTGGAGCTGGCAGCTTATGTCAAGAGGCTGGAGAAAAAACATTCATCACTTCCTGTCATCCAG ggAATTGTGCATGAAGTTCGACTGTCTGCGCAGCTTATGCTGAACCAACTCCTTCAACAACTGCGTAGCAATTCACAGCTCCCAGTGTGCCTGCGTGTGATCGGCTACCTGCGAAGAATGGACGTTTTCACTGAAGCTGAGCTACGTGTCAAGTTCCTGCAAGCGCGTGGAAGCTGGCTGCATTCTATCCTCGTTGCGATCCCTGATGACGACCCTTACTTCCACATCACCAAGACCATTGAAACCTGTCGCGTACATCTCTTCGACATCATCACCCAATATCGCGCAATCTTCTCCGATGAGGATCCGTTGCTGCCACCTGGTGGTCAGATGTTGAACGAGAGCGCCATCTTTCATGGCTGGGTCGTGCAACAGGCGGCGCAGTTTATGGAGACCCTGGATCGGGACCTCCAGCGTGGTGTGGGAAGTCGCCTGGACTCTCTGCTTGGCCAGTGCATGTATTTCGGCCTTTCGTTTAGCCGGGTCGGGGTGGATTTCCGTGGCCAGCTGGCCCCCATATTTCAGCGGGTCTCCATTGATACATTCCGCAAGGCTGTTCAGGAAGCTGTGGACAAGTTCCAAGAGGATATGAACTTGTATACCCTGATTTCTCTTCCAACGATACTTGGAAGCACCATTCCCTCAGTGGCTCCAAGCACCCAACCAGGCACACTGCAGCCCCCCATGGCCCTGTTGGACTTCCCACCTCTGGCCTGCTTCCTAAATAATGTCCTAACAGCCTTCAATGACTTAAGACTGTGCTGCCCCATTGGACTCGCGCAGGAAGTTAGCAAATGTGTTGAGGAAGCCCTTATAAAG GTGACCAAGCTGATCCTGGTTTTCCACCGAGCCGAAGAATCCGCCTTCAGCAGCCGAGAAAGGGAGTTTTTTGTTCAGTTCTGTTCGACATATGCTGAGGACATGGTGCCTTTCTTGAACCGATGTTTGCAAGTTTTGTTTCCTCCAGCCCAGCTCGCTCTTATACTAG GTGTCCCTCCAACCCAGGTTTATAAGTTCGGCAGTCTTGGTTGCATCGATGTAAACATGGTTCTGGAGCCACTAGAGTTTGTTCTGCCCAAAAAAGAGCCCATGACATCAGTTCTGGACATCTGTGCTGATCTGAGCAATTTGACTACAGCTGAATCAGATCCCTTGCCTGCAATCAAACCCGAACCTACTGAAGAAAAGCTTCCAGAAGAGCCTGTACCTCCTAAACGAGACACGTTTACAGAAGAGCCCGAGACAACTTCTGATGCCCATCTTTCTCCAAAACAGGACATTTCAGCAGAAGCACTTGCTACAGGGCAAAATGACCCAATTCCAGGGTCTGAAATGACTTTTGTTGTAGAGGATTTGTCCACAACAGACATTAACGTTGAAGAAACATTTACAGAATAA
- the LOC127456444 gene encoding 60S ribosome subunit biogenesis protein NIP7 homolog produces MCDETHSASPRGVFSANTAVLYQYFRNNEIITFIMRPLTDEETKTMFEKLSKYIGENIKLLVDRPDGTYCFRLHNDRVYYMSGKILKLATNISRGKLVSVGTCFGKFTKTQKFRLHITALDFLAPYAKFKVWVKPGSEQSFLYGNHIMKSGLGRITENTVQYQGVVVYSMADVPLGFGVAAKTTQECRKVDPMSIVVFHQADIGEYIRSEDTLT; encoded by the exons ATGTGCGACGAAACTCACAGCGCGTCGCCACGTGGTGTGTTCAGTGCGAATACTGCCGTGTTATATCAATACTTCAGGAACAACGAAATTATTACATTCATCATGCGTCCATTAACGGACGAAGAGACGAAAACTATGTTTGAAAAGCTCTCTAAATA CATCGGAGAGAACATCAAACTTCTTGTTGATCGACCTGATGGAACGTACTGTTTCAGACTTCATAATGATCGAGTTTATTACATGAG TGGGAAAATCCTGAAGTTGGCTACAAATATCTCCCGAGGTAAACTGGTATCAGTTGGCACATGTTTCGGAAAGTTTACAAAGACACAAAAATTCCGTCTGCACATCACAGCTCTCGACTTCCTCGCACCGTATGCCAAG TTTAAGGTGTGGGTGAAGCCTGGCTCAGAGCAGTCTTTCCTGTATGGCAATCACATCATGAAGTCAGGACTGGGCAGGATCACAGAAAACACAGTGCAGTACCAGGGAGTGGTGGTGTATTCAATGGCTGATGTACCGCTG GGCTTTGGAGTCGCAGCAAAGACTACACAGGAGTGTCGGAAGGTTGACCCCATGTCCATTGTGGTTTTCCATCAGGCTGATATTGGAGAGTACATCAGAAGTGAAGACACACTGACATAA